From a single Arachnia propionica genomic region:
- the prfA gene encoding peptide chain release factor 1 codes for MFENADPLIAEHDRLEAQLADPATHADPALMRRVGRRYAALRPVVEALALYRGLVADREAALELAEQDPVFAEEAEAIRTRLEETAVRLTRLLAPRDPNDDTDAILEIKSGEGGEESALFVADLLRMYQRYTEQVGWRLEVLDSQTTDLGGFKSVTVAVKGTGIDGVGPYGRLKFEGGVHRVQRVPVTETQGRIHTSAAGVLVSPDIEPEELEISESDLRIDVFRASGPGGQGVNTTDSAVRITHIPTGVVVSCQNERSQLQNREQAMRLLRSRLAAIREAKAAEAASAARRSQVRTVDRSERIRTYNFPENRFADHRIGFKAHNLDLVLAGALAPVLDALAEADLAERLSGPGL; via the coding sequence TTGTTCGAGAACGCGGATCCCCTGATCGCCGAACACGATCGGCTCGAGGCTCAGCTGGCCGACCCCGCGACGCACGCCGACCCGGCGCTGATGCGCCGGGTCGGTCGTCGTTATGCGGCGCTGAGGCCTGTGGTCGAGGCCCTGGCCCTGTACCGCGGACTGGTCGCTGATCGTGAGGCTGCACTCGAACTTGCCGAGCAGGATCCCGTTTTCGCGGAGGAGGCCGAAGCAATCAGAACGCGGCTCGAAGAGACCGCGGTGCGGCTCACCCGGCTGCTGGCGCCAAGGGACCCGAACGATGACACCGATGCGATCCTCGAGATCAAGTCGGGGGAGGGAGGTGAGGAGTCCGCACTGTTTGTGGCTGATCTGCTTCGCATGTATCAGCGGTATACAGAACAGGTCGGCTGGCGCCTCGAGGTGTTGGACTCCCAGACAACGGATCTCGGCGGATTCAAGTCTGTGACAGTGGCTGTGAAGGGAACCGGCATCGATGGGGTCGGTCCTTATGGGCGGCTCAAGTTTGAGGGTGGGGTACACAGGGTCCAACGCGTTCCCGTCACCGAAACCCAGGGACGCATCCACACTTCCGCCGCTGGTGTACTGGTTTCACCTGACATCGAGCCAGAGGAGTTGGAGATCAGCGAATCCGACCTCAGGATCGATGTGTTTCGGGCTTCAGGGCCCGGCGGTCAAGGAGTGAACACCACGGACTCGGCCGTCAGGATCACCCACATCCCGACGGGGGTTGTGGTGAGCTGCCAGAACGAACGTTCCCAGCTGCAGAATCGTGAACAGGCGATGCGGCTGCTGCGTTCCAGGCTGGCCGCCATCCGGGAGGCGAAGGCCGCGGAGGCGGCATCCGCCGCTCGCAGGTCGCAGGTGCGCACGGTGGACCGCTCCGAACGGATCCGCACCTACAACTTCCCGGAGAACCGATTCGCTGACCACAGGATTGGTTTCAAGGCTCACAACTTGGACCTGGTCCTGGCGGGGGCTTTGGCGCCCGTTCTCGATGCACTGGCCGAGGCCGACCTGGCTGAACGGCTGTCCGGACCAGGCCTATGA
- the prmC gene encoding peptide chain release factor N(5)-glutamine methyltransferase: MRAWDLVLEVSEQLAEAGVTTPAADARWLVCHALKCDSAALVLRDASPGDRDKVAGFVARRRTGEPVQHITGWAPFRYETLAVGPGVFIPRPETELLVDEVLGYVTDLPAGKRCVVELCAGSGAIVRSLARECGGLELHAVERSSDAWPWLLRNLEGLGVDCRQEDMSEAFHDLDARVDVVVANPPYVPTSLRGRLPVEVSHDPAEALFGGEDGLDVIRVVHSVARRLLAPGGLVAMEHDQSHADQVREIFSDGFFDIRTVRDLAGHPRHLLARRGRIGG, from the coding sequence ATGAGGGCCTGGGACCTGGTCCTGGAGGTCTCGGAGCAGCTGGCGGAGGCCGGCGTCACCACTCCAGCGGCTGATGCCCGTTGGCTTGTCTGCCACGCGCTGAAGTGCGATTCGGCGGCGCTGGTCCTCCGAGATGCATCGCCCGGGGATCGTGACAAGGTGGCGGGTTTCGTTGCGCGACGGAGGACCGGGGAGCCGGTCCAGCACATCACGGGGTGGGCGCCGTTCCGCTACGAAACCCTCGCGGTCGGGCCTGGGGTTTTCATACCGCGTCCCGAGACGGAATTGTTGGTGGACGAAGTTCTCGGGTACGTGACAGACCTGCCCGCCGGGAAACGCTGCGTGGTTGAACTGTGTGCCGGCTCGGGGGCCATCGTGCGGAGCCTTGCGAGGGAGTGTGGTGGCCTGGAGCTGCACGCAGTAGAACGTTCCTCCGACGCGTGGCCTTGGTTGCTGCGGAACCTCGAGGGCCTCGGGGTGGACTGCCGCCAGGAGGATATGTCTGAGGCTTTCCATGATCTCGATGCCCGGGTCGATGTCGTGGTGGCAAACCCGCCCTACGTTCCCACCAGCCTGCGTGGCCGGCTCCCGGTAGAGGTGAGCCATGATCCTGCTGAGGCGCTGTTCGGTGGTGAGGACGGGCTGGATGTCATTCGGGTCGTCCACTCGGTGGCGCGCAGGCTTCTGGCGCCGGGAGGCCTGGTGGCCATGGAACACGACCAGTCGCACGCCGACCAGGTCCGGGAAATCTTCTCTGATGGCTTCTTCGATATCCGGACGGTGCGCGACCTGGCAGGGCACCCCCGACACCTTCTCGCTAGACGTGGCAGGATTGGCGGGTGA
- a CDS encoding L-threonylcarbamoyladenylate synthase encodes MNETGSRTLSLEFETDAALEAAREAVAAGQCVVFPTDTVYGIGCAAFDTNAVTGLLDAKKRGRDMPPPVLIAEGSMLRALAGQVPEAARKLVAQFWPGALTIIVKAQRSLPLDLGETRGTVAVRVPDHDETRALLRRTGPMAVSSANVSGQPAATTAGEARDMLADAVAVYLDGGKAPGGEASTIIDFTSDEHGRVLRQGAIALEELRQVVPELQAG; translated from the coding sequence GTGAACGAAACCGGGTCCAGGACGTTGTCTCTCGAGTTTGAAACCGATGCCGCTCTTGAGGCGGCCCGGGAGGCGGTTGCGGCAGGGCAGTGCGTCGTCTTCCCAACTGACACGGTCTACGGGATCGGGTGCGCTGCATTTGACACCAACGCGGTCACGGGGTTGCTGGATGCCAAGAAGCGGGGACGCGACATGCCGCCGCCGGTTTTGATAGCGGAGGGCTCGATGCTGCGAGCCCTCGCCGGTCAGGTGCCAGAGGCGGCCAGAAAGCTGGTGGCACAGTTCTGGCCGGGGGCTCTGACCATCATCGTCAAGGCACAACGATCGCTTCCCCTGGACCTGGGAGAAACCCGGGGAACAGTGGCGGTCCGGGTTCCCGACCATGATGAGACCCGTGCCCTGCTGCGCCGTACGGGCCCCATGGCCGTGAGTTCAGCAAACGTCTCCGGACAGCCTGCCGCGACCACTGCTGGGGAGGCCCGCGACATGCTGGCCGATGCTGTAGCGGTTTACCTGGACGGTGGGAAGGCTCCCGGGGGAGAGGCCTCCACGATCATCGACTTCACCAGTGACGAACACGGACGGGTTCTCCGCCAGGGGGCGATCGCCCTCGAGGAGCTCCGTCAGGTGGTACCGGAGCTGCAGGCTGGCTGA
- a CDS encoding MraY family glycosyltransferase, with product MREYLLVLLVATAATYLFAAVCRQLALRWNAVAKVRARDVHTSPKPYFGGLAMFVGLVVCLILAVNMPFLSRFATVGHDALMVLLASGLICAVGLVDDVVELSPVVKFGGQVLAAGAAVLGGVRIYWIPLPNAVLALDDASSILITVIFIAVCANAVNFVDGLDGLAAGLVAVGAGAFFAYSYVLAYEQDLARATTASLLTVATLGICLGFLGHNFQPAHMFMGDAGAMLLGFLMAMSAISFTGQVDPSALSRDHDDVLPALLPVLLPFATMALPLSDLVLAWIRRTARGQHPFKADKYHLHHRLVARGHSQRGVVFIMCSWGAVIAGGLVCTVLLNHPATWWAIGVFLVLLVLITVMPVRRGAGTVKRG from the coding sequence ATGCGCGAATATCTTCTCGTGCTGTTGGTCGCCACCGCCGCCACCTACTTGTTCGCGGCGGTGTGTCGTCAGCTTGCCCTGCGCTGGAACGCGGTGGCGAAGGTGAGGGCGCGTGACGTGCACACTAGCCCTAAACCTTATTTCGGCGGACTTGCGATGTTCGTTGGGCTGGTCGTCTGCCTGATACTTGCCGTGAACATGCCCTTCCTGTCGCGATTCGCCACCGTCGGGCACGACGCCTTAATGGTGCTCCTGGCAAGTGGCCTGATCTGCGCTGTTGGTCTGGTCGATGACGTGGTCGAATTGAGCCCGGTAGTGAAATTCGGTGGCCAGGTGTTGGCCGCGGGGGCTGCTGTGCTGGGAGGGGTCCGCATCTACTGGATTCCCTTGCCGAATGCGGTGTTGGCTCTCGATGACGCCAGCAGCATTCTGATCACGGTTATCTTCATTGCGGTGTGTGCCAATGCCGTCAACTTCGTTGACGGGCTGGATGGGCTGGCTGCCGGTTTGGTGGCGGTTGGGGCGGGCGCGTTCTTCGCCTACTCGTACGTGCTCGCCTACGAACAGGACCTGGCCCGGGCCACGACGGCGAGTTTGCTGACTGTTGCCACCCTCGGCATCTGTCTCGGGTTCCTCGGCCACAACTTCCAGCCGGCGCACATGTTCATGGGGGATGCGGGAGCCATGCTGCTGGGGTTCCTGATGGCGATGAGCGCCATCTCGTTCACCGGGCAGGTGGATCCGAGTGCTCTCAGCAGAGATCATGACGATGTTCTGCCCGCCCTGCTCCCGGTGCTGCTGCCGTTTGCCACGATGGCCCTACCACTCAGCGACCTGGTCCTGGCCTGGATTCGCCGGACAGCACGGGGCCAGCATCCTTTCAAGGCCGACAAATACCACCTGCATCACAGGCTTGTCGCCCGAGGGCACTCGCAGCGCGGGGTCGTGTTCATCATGTGCTCCTGGGGTGCGGTGATAGCAGGGGGTCTCGTTTGCACAGTGCTCCTGAACCACCCCGCCACGTGGTGGGCCATCGGGGTTTTCCTCGTGCTGCTGGTGCTGATTACCGTCATGCCTGTCAGGCGTGGAGCAGGGACGGTGAAACGTGGCTGA
- the atpB gene encoding F0F1 ATP synthase subunit A — protein sequence MNPWLLPLDSGGDGGYTPPSVNDFIFDTPVIPGTPTWMNKPFWQAVIAALLVVLLWWLASRRLKVLPPKRQFFAEYLYEFVRNGIARDILHHDYRRFLPYLLGLFSFLLVSNWFGETFVFMLPTFSNVGFAYGLAFLSWCVYVGAGFRKFGIGFLKKALIPEGVPWYLLWLIIPLEFLATFITRPVTLALRLFANMFAGHLVVLVFVVGGSFLLTFQNNLMYNVSGAVSVAFSFAILFLELFIGALQAYIFTVLTAQYVSTSVSEAH from the coding sequence GTGAACCCTTGGCTTCTTCCGCTGGACAGCGGTGGCGATGGCGGTTACACCCCGCCGAGTGTCAACGACTTCATTTTCGACACTCCCGTTATTCCGGGCACCCCCACCTGGATGAACAAGCCCTTCTGGCAGGCCGTCATAGCGGCTCTACTGGTGGTTCTGCTCTGGTGGCTGGCCTCGCGCCGACTCAAGGTCCTGCCCCCCAAACGGCAGTTCTTCGCAGAGTACCTCTACGAATTCGTCCGCAATGGCATCGCCCGCGACATTCTCCACCACGACTACAGACGCTTCCTTCCGTATCTGCTCGGTCTCTTCTCCTTCCTGCTGGTTAGCAACTGGTTTGGTGAAACCTTCGTTTTCATGCTCCCAACCTTCAGCAATGTCGGATTCGCTTACGGCCTGGCTTTTCTGTCCTGGTGTGTCTACGTCGGTGCAGGATTCCGCAAATTCGGCATCGGGTTTCTCAAGAAGGCGCTCATCCCCGAGGGCGTTCCGTGGTATCTCCTGTGGTTGATCATCCCGCTGGAGTTCCTCGCGACCTTCATCACCAGGCCCGTGACTCTCGCTTTGCGTCTGTTCGCCAACATGTTCGCCGGACACCTGGTGGTTCTGGTGTTCGTGGTCGGAGGCTCCTTCTTGTTGACCTTCCAGAACAACCTCATGTACAACGTCTCCGGTGCCGTCTCGGTGGCATTCAGTTTCGCGATCCTGTTCCTGGAACTGTTCATCGGCGCACTGCAGGCCTACATCTTCACGGTCCTGACCGCCCAGTATGTGTCAACCTCAGTCTCAGAGGCCCACTGA
- the atpE gene encoding ATP synthase F0 subunit C, whose amino-acid sequence MQTLLEINGSLNMLGYAIATIAPALGVAWIFASVINGTARQPEARGAMMSTAFIGFAVVEALAIIAIALAFVLK is encoded by the coding sequence ATGCAGACCCTCCTGGAAATCAACGGCTCGCTCAACATGCTCGGCTATGCGATCGCCACCATCGCCCCGGCTTTGGGTGTGGCCTGGATCTTCGCCTCGGTCATCAATGGGACCGCTCGCCAGCCCGAGGCGCGTGGCGCCATGATGAGCACCGCCTTCATCGGTTTCGCCGTGGTCGAGGCGCTCGCCATCATCGCCATCGCCCTGGCCTTCGTTCTTAAGTGA
- a CDS encoding F0F1 ATP synthase subunit B codes for MDVIPVSGVLLESGIDLGPLLPHHLSEVVVGIILMLLVFLVMWKAVVPAFEKLYEERYQRIEGGIQRAEQAEAKAAAALAEYNDQLNSAREEAAKIREEAKNTSAQMLAEARERASKEADRILAAGRAQLEAERSQLLVELRGDIGGLATTLASRIVGEALTDDERANRTIDRFMHELETAGTSR; via the coding sequence ATGGACGTGATCCCCGTGAGTGGGGTGCTGCTCGAGTCCGGGATCGATCTCGGACCGCTTCTGCCCCATCACCTGTCCGAGGTCGTGGTTGGCATCATTTTGATGCTGCTGGTGTTCCTCGTCATGTGGAAGGCCGTCGTACCGGCCTTCGAGAAACTGTACGAGGAGCGCTACCAACGCATCGAGGGCGGAATTCAGCGGGCTGAGCAGGCCGAAGCGAAAGCGGCGGCTGCGTTGGCGGAGTACAACGACCAGCTCAACTCTGCACGCGAGGAGGCGGCAAAAATCCGCGAGGAGGCCAAGAACACCAGTGCACAGATGCTGGCGGAGGCCCGGGAAAGGGCCAGCAAAGAGGCTGATCGCATCCTCGCCGCTGGCAGGGCCCAGCTGGAGGCCGAGCGTTCGCAGCTCTTGGTCGAGCTTCGTGGAGACATCGGCGGTCTGGCCACTACCCTTGCCAGCCGGATCGTCGGCGAGGCGCTTACTGACGATGAGCGTGCCAATCGAACCATTGACCGTTTCATGCATGAGCTAGAAACGGCGGGCACATCCCGATGA
- a CDS encoding F0F1 ATP synthase subunit delta, which produces MKSRDVALSAFDPVVDAIQVDAAAADELFAVVDLLEEQPPLRRSLSDPSASSEDRQALARRLFEGRLGAASLSVVVEAVSRPWSSGRAMIESIERQGVRGLLRVATARGELKRVQEELHQFALLIESSPELSDALRNRGRSLADRRALITRLLTGRVASVTVVLALRAAAPRARTVPLALTNYVALAADLAGEKVARITVARPLDTGRIQRLRRALEARVGGPVLLLIEVDENVIGGMSVDLGTHVFESTVAGRLDEVRRLLN; this is translated from the coding sequence ATGAAGTCTCGCGACGTCGCCCTCAGCGCCTTTGACCCAGTGGTGGACGCTATTCAGGTTGATGCAGCCGCTGCCGATGAGTTGTTCGCGGTTGTCGATCTGCTCGAAGAACAGCCTCCGCTGAGACGTTCGCTGTCAGATCCCTCTGCGAGTTCGGAGGACAGGCAGGCGCTGGCCCGTAGGCTTTTCGAGGGCAGGCTGGGGGCCGCTTCATTGTCCGTGGTCGTCGAAGCGGTTTCGCGCCCTTGGTCCAGTGGGCGAGCCATGATCGAGTCCATCGAACGGCAGGGCGTACGCGGCCTGCTGCGTGTTGCCACCGCGCGTGGAGAACTGAAGCGCGTCCAAGAGGAGTTGCATCAATTTGCACTGTTGATTGAAAGCTCCCCTGAGTTGTCCGACGCCCTGCGTAACCGGGGGCGCAGCCTCGCGGATCGACGTGCCCTGATCACCCGGCTGCTCACGGGACGGGTGGCTTCCGTCACGGTGGTGCTCGCGCTGCGTGCAGCGGCGCCCCGTGCCCGCACGGTCCCGCTCGCCCTCACCAATTATGTGGCTCTTGCCGCCGACCTGGCAGGGGAAAAGGTGGCGCGGATCACCGTGGCACGTCCTCTCGACACAGGCCGCATTCAACGACTTCGCAGGGCTTTGGAGGCTCGGGTCGGCGGTCCGGTCCTCCTGCTGATCGAGGTGGACGAGAACGTGATCGGTGGTATGAGCGTCGATCTTGGCACACATGTATTCGAATCAACCGTGGCCGGGCGGCTCGACGAGGTCCGCCGGCTCCTGAACTGA
- the atpA gene encoding F0F1 ATP synthase subunit alpha: MAELTISPDEIRSALDEFVSSYQPAAASMTEVGVVATSGDGIARVEGLPSAMANELLRFENGTMGIALNLDEREIGVVVLGDSEGIDEGSTVRGTGEVLSVPVGDGYLGRVVDAMGDPIDGLGEIKNIEGRRALELQAAGVMDRQEVREPLQTGIKAIDAMTPIGRGQRQLIIGDRKTGKTAIAIDTIINQKANWETGDPKQQVRCIYVAIGQKGSTVAEVRSTLEAAGALEYTTIVHAPASDPAGYKYIAPYAGSAIGQHWMYQGKHVLIIFDDLTKQAEAYRAMSLLLRRPPGREAYPGDVFYLHSRLLERCAKLSDRLGGGSMTGLPIIETKANDVSAYIPTNVISITDGQIFLQSDLFNANQRPAIDVGISVSRVGGAAQVKAMKSVAGSLKINLAQYRDMQAFAMFASDLDAASRQQLDRGARLVELLRQGQYAPYPVEEQVVSVWAGVQGHFDDVPVIEVLRFEQEFLEHLRHNTQVLQTIADTKLFGDDLREVTMQALADFKQLFRTSEGTPLAREEHMPISDEAIAQETIIRKKRG, encoded by the coding sequence ATGGCTGAACTCACCATCAGTCCCGATGAGATCCGCAGCGCGCTGGACGAGTTCGTCTCGTCCTACCAGCCCGCGGCTGCCAGCATGACGGAGGTCGGCGTTGTCGCGACCTCTGGCGATGGTATCGCGCGCGTCGAGGGTCTGCCCTCGGCCATGGCGAATGAGCTGCTGCGTTTCGAGAACGGCACCATGGGTATCGCCCTCAACCTCGATGAACGTGAGATCGGTGTGGTTGTACTCGGTGATTCCGAGGGTATCGATGAGGGCTCTACCGTGCGTGGCACGGGTGAGGTGCTCTCCGTGCCAGTCGGTGACGGCTATCTCGGACGTGTCGTCGATGCAATGGGTGACCCCATCGATGGGCTTGGTGAGATCAAGAACATCGAGGGCAGGCGGGCTCTCGAACTCCAGGCGGCAGGCGTCATGGATCGACAGGAAGTTCGCGAGCCTTTGCAGACCGGAATCAAGGCCATCGATGCAATGACCCCTATCGGGCGGGGACAACGGCAGCTGATCATCGGTGACCGCAAGACCGGTAAGACAGCGATCGCGATTGACACGATTATCAATCAGAAGGCCAACTGGGAAACCGGCGATCCGAAACAACAGGTCCGCTGCATCTATGTGGCCATCGGCCAGAAGGGATCTACCGTTGCCGAGGTGCGCAGCACCCTCGAAGCAGCTGGAGCATTGGAATACACAACCATCGTTCATGCCCCTGCATCCGATCCCGCGGGCTACAAGTACATTGCACCCTATGCCGGGTCTGCCATCGGTCAGCACTGGATGTACCAGGGCAAGCACGTGCTGATCATCTTCGATGACCTGACCAAGCAGGCCGAGGCCTACCGTGCCATGTCCCTGCTGCTGCGCCGACCGCCCGGTCGCGAGGCCTACCCGGGTGATGTCTTCTACCTGCACTCGCGCCTGCTGGAACGTTGCGCCAAACTGTCGGACAGGTTGGGCGGTGGCTCGATGACTGGTCTGCCTATCATCGAGACCAAGGCCAACGATGTCTCGGCCTACATTCCCACAAACGTGATTTCCATCACTGACGGACAGATCTTCCTCCAGTCGGATCTGTTCAACGCCAACCAGCGTCCAGCAATCGATGTTGGGATCTCGGTTTCCCGGGTCGGTGGTGCGGCGCAGGTCAAGGCGATGAAATCCGTGGCAGGGTCCCTCAAGATCAACCTCGCCCAGTACCGTGACATGCAGGCCTTCGCGATGTTCGCCTCTGACCTGGATGCGGCGTCTCGCCAGCAGCTGGATCGTGGTGCACGGCTCGTGGAGTTGTTGCGTCAGGGCCAGTACGCCCCCTACCCGGTGGAGGAACAGGTGGTCTCGGTGTGGGCAGGCGTACAGGGGCATTTCGATGACGTTCCTGTGATCGAGGTGCTTCGCTTCGAGCAGGAGTTCCTCGAGCATCTTCGGCACAACACCCAGGTGCTCCAGACGATCGCAGATACCAAACTGTTCGGCGATGACCTCAGGGAGGTCACGATGCAGGCCCTGGCCGATTTCAAGCAGCTGTTCCGCACCTCTGAAGGAACCCCCTTGGCCCGTGAAGAGCACATGCCGATCTCGGACGAGGCGATCGCGCAGGAAACGATCATTCGCAAGAAGCGGGGTTGA
- a CDS encoding F0F1 ATP synthase subunit gamma — MASSLRELRQRRNSVATTKKITRAMELIAASRIVKAQQAVRAALPYADALVHAVSALATYSHVLEHPLLRDVEPPRRSAVLVITGDRGLAGAYSANVIRVAEQLRAKLLEEGQECLIYVTGNKGLSYYDFRHRPVEQSWTGFSIAPQYSHAKEISNVLIERFLRPYEDGGVDQLHVVATRFMTMLTQEAITLRLLPLAVEESDEPVSGGDTVLPHYAFEPTPEAMLDRVLPMYVTNRIHSMLLQSSASELASRQRAMKSATDNAQQLIERLTREANQARQAEITQEISEIVGGAAALAESAGSE; from the coding sequence ATGGCCAGCAGCCTGCGGGAACTCAGGCAGCGACGCAATTCCGTCGCCACCACCAAGAAGATCACCCGTGCCATGGAACTGATTGCTGCTTCTCGCATCGTCAAGGCTCAGCAGGCGGTTCGTGCTGCCCTTCCCTATGCTGATGCTTTGGTGCATGCGGTATCAGCCTTGGCAACCTACTCCCATGTTCTGGAGCATCCGCTGCTTCGTGACGTCGAGCCACCCCGCCGGTCGGCTGTACTCGTCATCACAGGTGACCGAGGTCTGGCGGGAGCTTATTCCGCGAACGTGATCCGGGTGGCGGAACAGCTGCGGGCGAAACTGCTGGAGGAAGGGCAGGAGTGCCTGATCTATGTGACCGGGAACAAAGGCCTCTCCTACTACGATTTCCGGCATCGCCCGGTGGAGCAGAGCTGGACCGGTTTCTCTATCGCGCCGCAGTACTCGCATGCCAAAGAAATCTCCAATGTCCTGATTGAGCGTTTTCTGCGTCCATACGAGGACGGGGGCGTTGACCAGCTGCACGTCGTCGCGACTCGGTTCATGACGATGCTTACTCAGGAAGCAATCACCTTGCGACTGCTTCCTCTCGCCGTTGAGGAATCGGATGAGCCCGTGAGCGGCGGCGATACTGTCCTGCCACACTATGCCTTCGAACCAACCCCCGAGGCGATGTTGGACCGGGTCCTCCCGATGTACGTGACCAACCGTATTCACTCGATGCTTCTGCAATCGAGTGCTTCGGAACTGGCCAGTAGGCAGCGTGCCATGAAGTCGGCGACGGACAATGCCCAGCAACTGATCGAACGTTTGACCCGTGAGGCTAACCAGGCCCGTCAAGCGGAGATCACCCAGGAAATCTCTGAAATCGTCGGGGGCGCCGCGGCGCTCGCCGAATCAGCCGGAAGCGAGTGA
- the atpD gene encoding F0F1 ATP synthase subunit beta — translation MTATAHSTTAAGIGRVARVIGPVVDVEFAADQIPEIGNALLVETEVMGEKRTMTMETALHVGDNLIRAIALKPTDGMRRGAEVRDTGAPISVPVGDITKGHVWNVTGDVLNVDPASIQITERWPIHRPAPEFDALEPRTEMLETGIKVLDLLTPYVKGGKIGLFGGAGVGKTVLIQEMIYRIAHNFGGTSVFAGVGERTREGNDLINEMEEAGVLKDTALVFGQMDEPPGTRLRVALTALTMAEYFRDVQNQDVLLFIDNIFRFTQAGSEVSTLLGRMPSAVGYQPNLADEMGQLQERITSTKGHSITSMQAIYVPADDYTDPAPATTFAHLDATTELSREIASRGLYPAVDPLTSSSRILDPQYIGQEHYETAVRVKQILQRNKELQDIIAILGIDELSEEDKITVNRARRIQQFLSQNTYMAEKFTNIPGSTVPLADTIEGFSMICRGDVDHIAEQAFFNVGGMEDVFASWDKMQKDL, via the coding sequence ATGACTGCCACTGCACATTCGACCACCGCGGCAGGCATTGGCCGCGTCGCCCGGGTCATCGGTCCGGTCGTGGATGTCGAGTTCGCAGCTGATCAGATTCCCGAGATCGGCAACGCCCTGCTCGTCGAGACCGAGGTCATGGGTGAGAAGCGAACCATGACAATGGAAACGGCCCTCCACGTCGGAGATAACCTGATCCGGGCCATCGCTCTGAAACCCACTGACGGTATGCGTCGTGGGGCAGAGGTCCGCGACACGGGAGCTCCGATTTCGGTGCCGGTGGGCGACATCACCAAAGGGCACGTGTGGAACGTGACCGGTGATGTGCTGAACGTCGATCCAGCATCGATTCAGATCACGGAACGCTGGCCGATTCACCGCCCGGCCCCCGAGTTCGATGCGCTGGAACCCCGTACCGAGATGCTGGAGACCGGCATCAAGGTCCTTGACCTGCTCACCCCGTACGTCAAGGGCGGCAAGATTGGCCTGTTTGGTGGCGCGGGTGTCGGTAAGACCGTGCTCATTCAGGAGATGATTTACCGCATCGCCCACAACTTCGGCGGCACCTCCGTATTCGCGGGTGTGGGGGAGCGGACCCGTGAGGGCAATGACCTCATCAATGAGATGGAAGAGGCCGGCGTCCTGAAGGACACGGCCCTGGTGTTCGGCCAGATGGACGAACCCCCGGGGACTCGGCTTCGTGTCGCCCTGACGGCACTGACAATGGCGGAGTATTTCCGTGATGTCCAGAACCAGGATGTGCTGTTGTTCATCGACAACATCTTCCGGTTCACCCAAGCCGGTTCCGAGGTCTCTACGCTGCTGGGCCGCATGCCTTCGGCCGTCGGGTACCAGCCGAACCTGGCCGACGAAATGGGGCAGCTCCAGGAACGGATCACCTCCACCAAGGGGCACTCCATCACCTCGATGCAGGCCATCTACGTGCCCGCCGACGACTACACAGACCCGGCCCCGGCGACGACTTTCGCCCATCTGGACGCGACGACGGAGCTGAGCCGCGAGATCGCGTCCCGCGGTCTGTATCCGGCAGTTGATCCGCTGACGTCCTCGTCGCGGATCCTCGATCCGCAGTACATCGGCCAGGAGCACTACGAGACTGCTGTGCGTGTCAAGCAGATCCTGCAGCGCAACAAGGAACTCCAGGACATCATCGCCATTCTCGGTATCGATGAGTTGTCCGAGGAGGACAAGATCACAGTGAACCGGGCACGGCGGATCCAGCAGTTCCTGAGCCAGAACACCTACATGGCGGAGAAGTTCACGAACATTCCTGGCTCCACTGTGCCGTTGGCGGACACCATCGAGGGGTTCTCGATGATCTGTCGCGGTGACGTCGATCACATTGCTGAGCAGGCTTTCTTCAATGTTGGTGGCATGGAGGACGTCTTCGCGAGCTGGGACAAGATGCAGAAGGACCTGTGA
- the atpC gene encoding ATP synthase F1 subunit epsilon, with the protein MEYQPLKLEVVSADKMVMQCDVVNVIARTSEGDIGILPGHEPLMAALVPCMVEVIVVDGRTEILAIDGGLLAVAQGHIRVLSHEVKLAEEILLEEARGEAHELRHIRSQGGATDDQIHRLHILNAQIRAGEKYQASR; encoded by the coding sequence GTGGAGTATCAGCCGCTGAAGCTGGAGGTCGTCTCCGCGGACAAGATGGTGATGCAGTGTGATGTCGTCAACGTCATCGCGCGCACAAGCGAGGGCGACATCGGTATCTTGCCTGGGCATGAGCCACTCATGGCTGCTCTGGTTCCTTGTATGGTGGAGGTCATCGTCGTTGATGGCAGGACGGAGATCCTTGCCATCGACGGCGGGTTGCTGGCCGTTGCCCAAGGGCACATCCGAGTTCTCAGCCACGAGGTTAAACTTGCTGAGGAAATCCTTCTGGAAGAAGCTCGCGGGGAGGCGCACGAACTGCGTCACATCCGGAGCCAGGGCGGGGCAACCGACGATCAGATACATCGGCTGCACATTTTGAATGCTCAGATTCGGGCGGGTGAGAAGTACCAGGCCAGTCGCTGA